GCGCAAGTCAGACGCTTACTTATTGGCAAATTATGAGATATACgatcgaaataaaaaaacgacttcaattacttatTATCATcacatcgacgaaaaaaatagtcaagtaaatgcgcgctatcaaagtttactcaaaagaactcatcagatctcgatcaaatttaaatggcactacaggacaagcaccagctttcagaaaagttatgcggaataATATAACGTAATGTCGTCGACGAacaaatagtcaagcaaatatgcattattagatataatagatattactcggaaagtacttgttagatctcagttcaatttaaatggaaccacatgatactgagctttcgatttaaaaaaaaatcatcaaaatcggtacactcagtaaaaagttctggggtaacatacataaaaataatatgcaataaaattgagttactcatagaagggaacatatctgccaacccgcagtgcagcaacgtggtggactaagctccaatctttctcctgCATGGGATAGAGGcatatgcctagcagtgggatgttaactGGCTGAATCGTATAAAAAAGTACTCAGCAAATATTATAGATACGCTTAAAAGAACTTAtttattatgactatttttaaaCACAGGTATAAAATAgacatcataattattttttaaccgacttcataaaaggaggaggttactcaattcggccgtatatatatatatacacatatgttcggagataacgtttttgaaccgatttcgataattctttttttgttggaaaggagatatcccaagtgtgataccatgataacgaaaccaggatctgatgatggcatcccagagaaatcgagggaaactctcgaaaatcgtagtgacgactagtgcgtttgttaattcttttcgtctacttaagttgtattacttgtccatataattgtagtcggttttttttttcgtttgcgagcaaacacatttataaattaagaatatttttctgGATATACTTAATTGTTATAACGAAATCTTAGTGATAGGAGaaaccatttatttatttattatggcatTACAGGTGGTCAACTTCCTCAATGACCTATACACCGTGTTTGACAGAATCATTCGAGGCTACGATGTTTACAAAGTTGAAACCATCGGAGATGCTTACATGGTGGTATGTGTAGAATGGGATTGTTTGGACCCGTTCTTATAATTAACCATCAACTATAACTCATatcaactaaattaattatatattatttcttttttgattttatgtagaAAAAAATCAACTATAATGATTATGTCTCATCAGGTATCGGGTCTACCGATAAGAAATAATGACAGACATGTTGGAGAAATCGCATCGATGGCGTTGGAGCTGCTGAACGCTGTCAAGAGTCACAAAATATCTCACAGAccaaatgaaattttaaaattaagaatagGTATACACACAggtatgtttaataatatttttatattttatgttagttataccaaaaaattaaatagaatgaGAATAATCTTTGGAAGGCGGTTAAAGAAAGGGTAGTAAGGGAACCCTGTCCACTAAGATTTTCTTTGGTCTGTGCCGGTAAAATTGAAATTAGTTTTGAAACAACAATACATGGTTGTGCAGGTGCGGTGGTGGCGGGCGTGGTGGGGCTGACGATGCCGCGCTACTGCTTGTTCGGCGACACCGTCAACACGGCTTCTCGCATGGAATCCAACGGTGAGCCGTTGCGCATACACATCTCGCCCAGCTGCAAGCAGGCGCTCGACAAGCTGGGCGGCTACATCGTGGAGCCGCGAGGGACTATCCCCATCAAGGGGAAGGGACAGGTGATTCGGCCTTTTGAGCTCGTTATGATATCGTTTAGGATTACggcaaatttttgttaaataattgttattttcatcTTTAGCTCCAGACGTACTGGTTAGTTGGTGCCACCGAAAAAGCGATACAGAAGAGGCCGGTGGAGGGCGAGGAGCGCCCCCTGTTCTGTCGGCCCAGGAGAAGTCCTCGTTTAACGGACTCCAGACATCCTTCGATTTCGGGTAACTGACTCTGTCTATACTCTCTAATACTCTTCGAATATAGTCGTTTTAAAAGAGTTGTTTTTGATGGCATGTTTGAGAGCATTTTGCAATTTTAAGTCGCATGGCATTCGAGCTATCTCAGTGAGTACTAGGAATACAAAGACTCGCTCGGTTGTGACATCGCTCACGATTATAAACGACTCGTTCGGTCGGCTCGCCTGCGAGGGCGTGCGGCCGGGCGAGTGACCACGTGACCAGCGCGTGTGTTGCCCGCAGAGCTGCGCGGCGAGCCCCGCGCGCGCCAGCGCCTGCACAGCGGCGCGTCGCTGCCGCCGCCCGCCACGCCGCCCGCGCGGGCCGCGCTCGCGCCGCACTCCAGGTGCGTGTCCGACTGACGGCTCGTTGTATTCGTGTCTACTAACACTTGCTAGACTCGTTTGTGTTGTCAAGggagattttttattttgtttgtttttgctgtaatgtttatttttttttcaatattaatacagcttaagattattatttttatttcgatttatgGTCGCATTCGCCACACGATACGGTCGTGTAGCGAAGATTGAATCGATTCTGGTCTCGCTCGACAGACGAGCGCTGAGCTCGATCGCGTCGTCGACGGCGTGCGAGGGCGCGGGCGCGAGCGAGGCGGAGGGCGCGGCGCTGCGGCCGGCGCGCTCGCTGGACGTGCTGGCGGTGCGCAGCCGCCTGCGCCGCCACTACACCACGCGCTCGCTGGACGTGGACGTCGCCATCGCTACCGTGTCCTCCACGCTCTTCAACGGCACCGCCTTCGGCCTGCCGGACGAGCCGCCGCGCGCCGACGAGGATAGCCCGCTGCTGCGCAAGGCGAGCCTGTGCAACAAGCTCGATCGGCCCAAGCGCAAGGTGCCCGACTCGGACTACATCGAGTTCTACAAGAAGTGGCGCTCGCTCGAGAACGTAGCGGACGCGAAGAGCGGCGCCAAGACGCCGCGCTTCGCGATCCGCTCGTGGCTGCTCGGTATCTTCGGCGGCAGCGCGCGCAGCACCTCGTCGTCGTTGCGCCGCGCGCCGCACCTGCTCGACCGCGAGTCCGCCGTGTGAGACTACCGTCTATGTGTATATTGCGCTATATGTATATGAAACGCTGTTGTAAATAATACGTGTAAGTAAAACGATGTTACCGTCAATTGTGAAATAAgagtttaatgttattaaataatttctatcGAACGAGGCTCTTAATAATACTGACGTAGATCACACGATTTCTACCGCACGGACGGTAGGGGTCGCACCGGGCCGACCGGCCCCGGTCGACGTTGACTAGAGCGAGCGCGGCTAGGCGTCGGCCAGCAGCGGCACGCCGGCGGGGTCGCGGCCGTTGACCACGAGGCGCACGCCGCAGCTCTCGGCCTGCTCGATGATGGGGCACGACACGCTGGTGTGCTCGCGCAGGCTGGGCGCCGCCAGCAGCGCCGGGCCCGCCGCGCGCGCCTCGCCCGCGGCCTGCGGGGCCGAGCGTGTTCTTAGTTCGACCGAGCCCCGAACTTTAATTTCATAACTAATGGTGTGCCCAATTATTAAATACCAACAATCTACGAATGCAGTTACGATTTTGGATTTGGCACATTATATAGTCGTAACTCATTCGTTCTTCGGGTTAATTGAaactacataatatacataaaactgCATAAAATCAGCTTTATATAGAGATTTTacattatgaataaataaagtaaGACTCACTTCCATTAAATATTCGTCACTTCGATGATGTAAAACACTATCTGTGTGCGACTCTAAATGGTTGCTAGAAGCGAAACGAAGTTTCTTTGGAGATTCTAAACTGCAACACctgaaaaaaagatatatttttattttgatatgttgctatagtctgttttttttaacgAACGAATACTGAGTAGGTCTATTGCACATTTCCGATATTAACAGAGTAAGATGGGTCATTGTTAGGAATGGGGCCAATACCTTTGTTCTTGACTCttgttttgaaattgtaaaGAGCTGTTCATATTGAATACTTCTAAAATTTTCTttagagaaaattaaattagttatctataattatacatattcatAATATACATTTCGACATATGATTAATAGACCATTAATCACGTGTAAACTACGGCTTAACCGACCTTAATACGCGAGCCTACAATACGTTCAAATTCAAATACGAGTACGTGAGCATATAATGTGAAAGTCAGACGCGTGGTTAGACCTGTGCAAGCTGCCGACTTGGTTCTTCCACGGCCTGGTCTTGAGCGAGCTGCGCGGGCCGCGCTCGGGCGCGCCGCGGGCCGCGCGCCGCCGGGCGCGAGCGTCCGCCGCGCCGGGCTGCTCGCCGCGCAGCCACCACGTGACCTGGTCGCGCTTGCCCTTCATGGCCACCACGCCGCGCTCCTCCAGCACGTACCCGCCCAGCTGGTCGAGCAGCGCCTTGCACGCGCCGCTGCAGTGGATTTTGAGAGCTGGAAATCGAGTAGTTTTATAGTCGGTCTAACCAGCTTTGACTACGCAGTCAATAATTCTCGATTGATTACGACCGCGCTGACGTAAAAGATTAATTTCGActgaagaataaaaaaaaaattggttatcTATACAGCCACGCCACCGTATGCTATCTTTGCTCAGCTTCTTAGTAAACGAAATCGAAGAAAACGCTTCTTAGTAAGTATTACGCTTCAGTTTGTAACATCACACTGCTGGAAATAGTcctcattccccatgtaggagaagcatcatcagaaggatcagagcttaatccaccacgctacgcgggttggcggatatattccctacaatgagtaaccgtcgctatcaggtgtacaagataacaaccgggaccgactgctcaACGTGCTCTGAGAGGCACGGTCGGGAGACCCACAGCTTATTGGTCGGaacttaaa
Above is a genomic segment from Melitaea cinxia chromosome 5, ilMelCinx1.1, whole genome shotgun sequence containing:
- the LOC123653843 gene encoding uncharacterized protein LOC123653843: MACLRAFCNFKSHGIRAISVSTRNTKTRSVVTSLTIINDSFGRLACEGVRPELRGEPRARQRLHSGASLPPPATPPARAALAPHSRRALSSIASSTACEGAGASEAEGAALRPARSLDVLAVRSRLRRHYTTRSLDVDVAIATVSSTLFNGTAFGLPDEPPRADEDSPLLRKASLCNKLDRPKRKVPDSDYIEFYKKWRSLENVADAKSGAKTPRFAIRSWLLGIFGGSARSTSSSLRRAPHLLDRESAV